From the genome of Alphaproteobacteria bacterium SS10, one region includes:
- the ugpQ gene encoding glycerophosphodiester phosphodiesterase (hydrolyzes diesters during transport at the inner face of the cytoplasmic membrane to glycerol-3-phosphate and alcohol; induced when cells are starved for inorganic phosphate) has product MRLAPENTLAGIDQAAREGASWVEFDVKLTADGIPILMHDVSLKRTTGHRALVRDTSYRTIRHLDAGYRFHDSFTGEAVPTLPEALARCALLGITPNIEIKPCIGRERTTALAVTEAIKAYWPKGEPPPLLSSFSAKSLLAARRDAPGYPRGLLANRLPKDWRRLHQRLELSAIHLNGMHITTAQMADLRAANLPVVAWTINHPRLATSLIATGVGTIITDCPAGIRKALALLPPSLQKLRRAWGIDMPDTHWPDLLRLPELPGQLAPPPLYNRLARFAMNNMV; this is encoded by the coding sequence ATGAGACTAGCCCCGGAAAACACCCTGGCCGGTATTGATCAAGCGGCACGGGAAGGGGCCAGTTGGGTCGAGTTCGACGTTAAGCTGACCGCAGATGGCATCCCGATCCTGATGCATGATGTCAGCTTAAAGCGTACCACCGGTCATCGTGCCCTGGTCCGCGACACCAGTTACCGCACCATCCGCCATCTTGATGCCGGTTACCGGTTCCATGACAGCTTCACCGGTGAGGCCGTGCCCACCCTGCCCGAAGCGCTGGCCCGCTGCGCCCTTCTGGGTATCACCCCAAATATCGAGATTAAGCCCTGTATCGGGCGGGAGCGAACGACCGCCCTCGCCGTGACCGAGGCGATTAAGGCCTATTGGCCAAAGGGTGAGCCACCGCCATTACTCTCCAGCTTCTCGGCCAAATCCTTGTTGGCGGCACGGCGTGATGCGCCTGGCTACCCGCGCGGCCTTCTGGCCAATCGATTGCCCAAAGATTGGCGGCGCCTGCATCAACGGTTGGAGCTGTCAGCCATCCATCTGAACGGCATGCATATCACCACGGCACAGATGGCCGATTTGCGGGCGGCGAACCTACCAGTGGTGGCCTGGACGATTAACCATCCACGCCTGGCGACCAGCCTGATCGCCACCGGGGTTGGCACCATCATCACCGATTGCCCAGCGGGCATCCGCAAGGCCCTGGCCCTACTGCCACCCAGCCTGCAGAAACTTCGCCGGGCCTGGGGCATCGATATGCCTGACACCCACTGGCCAGACCTGCTGCGCCTACCAGAGCTGCCCGGCCAGCTGGCACCGCCGCCGCTCTATAACCGCCTGGCCCGCTTCGCCATGAACAACATGGTTTGA
- a CDS encoding glycerophosphoryl diester phosphodiesterase → MRPLTLTLPLLIGHRGAAAHAPENTLASIREASAQGAPMVEFDATISGDTPPQTILFHDDTLDRTTNGTGQVDKTPFAALRELDAGNGQPIPTLEDAIELVHALGLTANVEIKVAPNRDVETAMAVMATLKACWPSDAPPPFISSFSIEALEVAKREAPEWPRGYLIWDKPDDWREIADRLTVATINVNGDRVTAEEVAAFKSTGRHVLVYTVNDTDQMHELLAWGVEGVFTDTPKTLKPILDAQPRRQITLNDSH, encoded by the coding sequence ATGAGGCCGCTAACCCTCACCTTACCCTTACTGATCGGCCATCGCGGGGCAGCGGCCCACGCGCCTGAAAACACCCTCGCCAGCATTCGCGAAGCCAGCGCACAGGGCGCACCGATGGTGGAGTTCGATGCCACCATCAGCGGCGATACCCCACCCCAAACCATCCTGTTCCACGATGACACCCTGGACCGCACGACCAACGGCACTGGGCAGGTGGACAAAACACCCTTTGCAGCGCTTCGGGAGCTGGATGCAGGCAATGGCCAGCCAATCCCCACACTTGAGGACGCCATCGAGCTGGTCCACGCCCTAGGGCTAACGGCGAATGTTGAGATCAAGGTGGCCCCCAATAGGGATGTCGAGACGGCGATGGCGGTTATGGCCACCCTTAAGGCCTGTTGGCCCAGTGATGCGCCGCCACCCTTTATCTCCAGTTTTTCAATCGAGGCGTTGGAGGTTGCCAAGCGGGAGGCACCCGAATGGCCGCGCGGCTACCTGATCTGGGACAAGCCGGATGATTGGCGGGAAATCGCGGATCGGCTAACGGTGGCAACCATCAATGTGAACGGGGATCGCGTCACGGCCGAGGAGGTGGCGGCATTCAAATCGACGGGTCGACACGTGCTAGTGTATACCGTCAATGATACTGACCAAATGCATGAGTTGCTAGCCTGGGGTGTTGAGGGCGTGTTCACCGATACGCCCAAAACCCTGAAGCCGATCCTGGATGCCCAACCCAGGCGGCAGATTACCCTCAATGACTCGCATTAG
- a CDS encoding class I SAM-dependent methyltransferase: MNEPAPTPAETIPTVKYGMGRYSLFQGSLVITGWVQVMGAPITGVKLVLPDDQVFPLTLKTETGDEGSTRFSFDQRFELKTKASDLASGELVIDTQDQQQHKITNPGQPQGDGTHQALETFINAMQAQGKPGHLLEIGARARSSIARRHFAPKDWQYTGLDIMEGPNVDVTGDAHSLSRHFRKNTFDAVMSFSVFEHLLMPWKVAIELSKVMKTGGIGLVMTHQTWPLHEQPWDFWRFSDQAWHAIFNPATGFVIEQAVIGEQAFIVPRMCHPTNAFDEHYEGSLSSAVLFRKVGRSSVKWPVELDAVLPTAYPKGETVIDGKVTGVQSTE; this comes from the coding sequence ATGAACGAACCAGCACCAACCCCCGCGGAAACGATACCCACCGTGAAATACGGCATGGGTCGCTATTCCCTGTTCCAGGGCTCGCTGGTCATTACCGGCTGGGTTCAGGTGATGGGCGCCCCGATTACTGGCGTTAAGCTGGTGCTGCCCGATGATCAGGTGTTTCCGCTGACACTGAAGACCGAGACGGGCGACGAAGGCTCAACCCGGTTCTCCTTTGATCAACGCTTTGAGCTAAAGACCAAGGCAAGCGACCTCGCCAGCGGTGAGCTGGTCATCGATACGCAAGATCAGCAGCAGCATAAGATCACCAATCCGGGACAGCCCCAGGGCGATGGCACCCACCAGGCCCTAGAGACCTTTATCAACGCCATGCAGGCGCAGGGTAAGCCCGGCCATCTGTTGGAAATCGGCGCCCGGGCCCGGTCCAGCATTGCCCGCCGTCACTTCGCACCGAAGGATTGGCAGTATACCGGTCTCGACATCATGGAAGGGCCGAATGTGGATGTGACCGGCGATGCCCATTCCCTGTCCCGGCACTTCCGCAAGAACACCTTTGATGCCGTTATGTCCTTCTCGGTGTTTGAACACCTGTTGATGCCGTGGAAGGTGGCCATCGAGCTTAGCAAGGTGATGAAGACCGGCGGCATCGGCCTCGTCATGACCCACCAGACTTGGCCACTGCATGAGCAGCCCTGGGATTTCTGGCGTTTCTCAGACCAGGCCTGGCACGCGATCTTTAACCCCGCGACCGGCTTTGTGATTGAGCAGGCGGTGATTGGCGAGCAGGCGTTTATTGTGCCCCGCATGTGCCACCCGACCAATGCGTTTGATGAGCATTATGAGGGCAGCCTGTCCTCCGCCGTTTTGTTCAGGAAGGTTGGTAGAAGCTCGGTCAAATGGCCGGTTGAGCTAGATGCCGTGTTGCCCACCGCCTATCCAAAGGGCGAGACGGTGATTGATGGCAAGGTTACCGGGGTTCAATCCACCGAGTAA
- the pnp gene encoding polyribonucleotide nucleotidyltransferase: MFSVFRKELMWGGRKLVIETGKVARQADGAVMISYGETTVLCTAVGAHSPRPGQDFFPLTVNYQEKTFAAGKIPGGFFKREGRPTEKETLVSRLIDRPIRPLFIDGYKNETQVVTTVLAHDLENDPDVVAMVGASAALTLSGLPFLGPIGAARVGYIDGEYVLNPTSQQMEESILDLVVAGTTEGVLMVESEASELSEEVMLGAVNFGMEQFQPVIDAIIELAEACAKEPRPMPEPTYDQKAVFEKLQGEVGDDLKAAYKIKDKVERQGKVGEAKEKAMALYAEDDAIEPNMVGESFKKLEASIVRGDILDTGVRIDGRDTKTVRPIVAEVGVLPRTHGSALFTRGETQALAVATLGTGQDEQIIDALEGEYRENFMLHYNFPPYSVGEAGRMGSPGRREIGHGKLAWRAIKPMLPSKEDFPYTMRVVSEVTESNGSSSMATVCGTSLALMDAAVPLPKPVAGIAMGLIKEEDGRFAVLSDILGDEDHLGDMDFKVAGTKDGITSLQMDIKITSITKEIMEVALEQAKDGRVHILGEMNKAIEGAREEVNEFAPRITSFKIKPEKIREVIGSGGKVIREIVETTGCKIDLDDDGTVKVAATDNEAATRAIEWIKGIAADPEVGVIYTGKVVKILDFGAFVNFLGSRDGLVHISEIANRRIGKVTDVLEEGQEVKVKCLGFDDRGKVRLSMKNIDQETGEEVEPEMEDA, from the coding sequence ATGTTCAGTGTTTTCCGTAAGGAATTGATGTGGGGCGGGCGTAAGCTCGTCATTGAAACGGGCAAGGTTGCCCGTCAGGCCGATGGGGCCGTGATGATCAGCTATGGTGAGACCACCGTGCTGTGTACCGCTGTTGGCGCCCATTCACCACGGCCGGGTCAGGACTTCTTCCCGCTGACCGTGAACTATCAGGAAAAAACCTTCGCTGCCGGTAAAATCCCTGGCGGCTTCTTCAAGCGTGAAGGTCGCCCAACTGAGAAAGAAACCCTGGTTTCCCGTCTCATCGACCGGCCGATCCGCCCACTCTTCATTGATGGCTATAAGAACGAGACCCAGGTGGTTACCACCGTTCTGGCCCACGACCTTGAGAATGACCCAGATGTGGTCGCCATGGTCGGTGCTTCCGCTGCCCTCACCCTGTCTGGCCTGCCATTCCTGGGCCCAATCGGTGCGGCGCGCGTTGGTTACATCGATGGCGAATACGTCCTGAACCCAACCTCACAACAAATGGAAGAGAGCATTCTCGACCTGGTTGTGGCCGGCACCACCGAAGGTGTGCTGATGGTTGAATCAGAAGCGTCTGAGCTGTCTGAAGAAGTCATGCTGGGTGCGGTGAACTTCGGTATGGAGCAATTCCAACCGGTCATCGACGCCATCATCGAGCTGGCCGAAGCGTGCGCGAAAGAGCCTCGCCCAATGCCAGAGCCGACCTACGACCAAAAGGCCGTGTTCGAGAAGCTGCAAGGTGAAGTCGGTGACGACCTCAAAGCCGCTTACAAGATCAAGGACAAGGTTGAGCGTCAGGGCAAAGTCGGTGAAGCAAAAGAGAAGGCCATGGCCCTCTATGCTGAAGACGACGCGATTGAGCCAAACATGGTCGGTGAGAGCTTCAAGAAGCTCGAAGCCAGCATCGTGCGTGGTGACATCCTCGACACCGGCGTCCGGATCGACGGTCGTGACACCAAAACCGTTCGCCCGATCGTGGCGGAGGTTGGGGTCCTGCCACGTACCCACGGTTCTGCCCTGTTCACCCGCGGTGAAACCCAGGCGCTCGCCGTTGCCACCCTCGGCACCGGTCAGGATGAGCAAATCATCGACGCGCTGGAAGGCGAGTACCGTGAGAACTTCATGCTGCACTACAACTTCCCGCCATACTCTGTCGGTGAAGCTGGCCGCATGGGCTCACCTGGTCGTCGTGAGATCGGCCACGGCAAGCTAGCTTGGCGTGCGATTAAGCCGATGCTGCCATCGAAAGAAGACTTCCCCTACACCATGCGGGTTGTCTCTGAGGTGACGGAATCCAACGGTTCCTCCTCTATGGCCACCGTTTGCGGCACCTCGCTGGCGCTGATGGATGCGGCTGTGCCGCTGCCAAAGCCAGTGGCTGGTATCGCCATGGGCCTGATCAAGGAAGAAGACGGTCGCTTCGCGGTTCTGTCTGACATCCTTGGTGATGAGGATCACCTCGGCGATATGGACTTCAAAGTGGCTGGTACCAAAGACGGTATCACCTCACTGCAGATGGACATCAAAATCACCTCGATCACGAAAGAGATCATGGAAGTGGCGCTTGAGCAGGCCAAAGACGGCCGGGTCCACATCCTGGGTGAGATGAACAAGGCAATTGAAGGTGCCCGCGAAGAGGTGAACGAGTTCGCCCCACGCATCACCAGCTTCAAGATCAAGCCTGAGAAGATCCGTGAAGTCATCGGCTCCGGCGGTAAGGTGATCCGTGAGATCGTCGAAACCACCGGTTGTAAGATCGATCTGGACGATGATGGCACCGTTAAGGTTGCCGCCACCGACAACGAAGCCGCGACCCGCGCGATCGAATGGATCAAAGGCATCGCCGCCGATCCAGAGGTTGGCGTGATCTACACCGGTAAGGTGGTCAAGATCCTCGACTTCGGTGCGTTCGTGAACTTCCTCGGCAGCCGTGACGGCCTGGTGCACATCTCTGAGATTGCCAACCGTCGCATCGGTAAGGTCACCGACGTCCTGGAAGAAGGCCAGGAAGTTAAGGTGAAATGCCTCGGCTTCGACGATCGCGGCAAGGTTCGCCTGTCGATGAAAAACATCGATCAGGAAACCGGCGAAGAAGTCGAACCAGAGATGGAAGACGCGTAA
- the rpsO gene encoding 30S ribosomal protein S15: MSITLERKAELMKEYGQSDNDSGSPEVQVAILTERINNLTEHLKINKKDTHSRRGLLSMVGRRRGLLDYLQKKSDDRYKTLIERLGLRR, translated from the coding sequence ATGTCGATTACCCTAGAGCGCAAGGCCGAGCTCATGAAAGAATATGGCCAAAGTGATAATGATTCCGGCTCACCAGAGGTTCAGGTCGCAATCCTGACCGAGCGGATCAACAACCTGACCGAACATCTGAAGATCAACAAAAAGGACACCCACAGCCGTCGTGGCCTGCTGTCCATGGTTGGTCGTCGTCGTGGTCTGCTCGACTATCTGCAAAAGAAGAGCGATGACCGCTACAAGACGCTGATCGAGCGTCTTGGTCTACGCCGCTAA
- the truB gene encoding tRNA pseudouridine(55) synthase TruB: MGRRKKGDPVHGWMVVDKPIGVTSTTVVNRIRRHLNAQKAGHGGTLDPLATGVLPIAFGEATKTVNYALHGDKSYAFTVRWGEATDSDDADGEVIKTSDARPGEQEILDALPSFKGLITQVPPKFSAIKINGERAYDLAREGEEVEIPTREVEIFEFELIEIVDQDHAKFEVACGAGTYVRSLARDLALELGTLAHVSQLRRLSAGPFTADDAIPLDEIEDSSITHAREQLLLPVEAALDDIPALALTREEAQKLRLGQSVKFLSRQDRHRLDNLEMEDEGEPILTMSDGKPVALAQLDGPEIKPIRVLNL, translated from the coding sequence ATGGGCCGCCGTAAGAAGGGCGATCCGGTCCATGGCTGGATGGTCGTGGACAAGCCGATCGGCGTTACCTCAACCACCGTCGTGAACCGCATCCGCCGCCATCTGAACGCACAGAAGGCAGGCCATGGCGGCACTCTCGACCCGCTGGCAACCGGCGTGCTGCCGATTGCCTTTGGTGAGGCGACCAAGACGGTCAACTACGCCCTGCATGGCGATAAATCCTATGCCTTCACCGTCCGTTGGGGTGAGGCAACCGATAGCGATGATGCCGATGGCGAGGTGATCAAGACCAGCGATGCCCGCCCGGGTGAGCAAGAGATCCTGGACGCCCTGCCGAGTTTCAAAGGCCTCATCACCCAGGTGCCGCCCAAATTCTCCGCGATCAAGATCAATGGCGAGCGTGCCTATGATCTCGCCCGTGAGGGGGAAGAGGTCGAAATCCCCACCCGTGAGGTGGAGATCTTTGAGTTCGAGCTGATCGAGATCGTCGATCAGGACCACGCCAAGTTTGAGGTCGCTTGCGGGGCCGGCACTTATGTCCGCTCTCTCGCCCGGGACCTGGCGCTAGAGCTCGGTACATTGGCCCATGTCAGCCAGTTACGGCGGCTTTCTGCCGGGCCTTTCACGGCAGATGATGCGATTCCATTGGACGAAATCGAAGATTCGTCTATAACCCACGCCCGAGAGCAGCTTTTGCTCCCGGTTGAGGCAGCGCTGGACGACATCCCGGCCCTCGCCTTAACGCGTGAAGAGGCCCAGAAACTGCGCCTCGGCCAATCGGTTAAATTCCTGTCCCGTCAGGATCGACACCGCCTAGACAACCTCGAAATGGAGGATGAGGGCGAGCCGATCTTGACCATGTCGGATGGCAAGCCGGTGGCCCTAGCGCAGTTGGACGGACCCGAGATCAAACCGATCCGTGTCCTGAACCTCTAA
- the rbfA gene encoding 30S ribosome-binding factor RbfA: MAHRSSARGTAAGRSQRQLRVGEEIRHALAQILQENEARDPLLRDVSITVTEVRVSPDLKNASAYVMPLGGQAPVEGASVEDVVAALNKASPYFRGLVGRSMHLKYTPNLKFILDDTFEEADRIGALLNRANQDKQGFDLDSLEDDEMADDHLKGEDQ; the protein is encoded by the coding sequence ATGGCCCATCGGTCATCAGCGCGCGGCACAGCGGCCGGGCGCAGCCAGCGGCAATTGCGCGTCGGGGAAGAAATCCGACACGCCCTGGCACAAATCCTTCAAGAGAATGAGGCACGCGACCCCCTACTGCGCGATGTCAGCATCACAGTGACCGAGGTTCGGGTTAGCCCAGACCTTAAAAACGCCTCTGCCTATGTGATGCCCTTGGGCGGCCAGGCGCCAGTTGAGGGTGCGTCGGTTGAGGATGTTGTCGCCGCACTAAACAAGGCCTCGCCCTATTTCCGGGGTCTTGTGGGCCGCTCCATGCATCTGAAATACACGCCAAACCTCAAATTCATTCTGGATGACACCTTTGAAGAGGCGGACCGGATTGGCGCCCTGCTGAACCGTGCCAACCAGGATAAGCAAGGCTTTGACCTCGATAGCCTCGAGGACGACGAGATGGCGGATGATCACCTGAAGGGTGAGGACCAGTAA
- the infB gene encoding translation initiation factor IF-2 codes for MTETKTSDKKTAEDKKPEAKKTKTLSLGGAGKLEIKRPGESGAVRQSVSQGRSKNVQVEVRRKRTLSAEGLTTETKPEEQEDPVEAQPQTEGKAEVKEEESPETQALRNLSESERDARIKALQEAANRKTEERPAPPPRPTRAKKAKKDEEPAEEAAAEEAPVDEAQSLRDRELAELKKIQADEAEQKAVEDARLEEEAAKRRAEEAERERATARTAGPAAPAGPVEEEDARGGRKKGKGAGAVKQTPNTRRGAGGDRRRTGKLTVTQALNDDVGEGRFPSLAAQRRARERERMKSMQPQEAVKVTREVKVPDAITVQELANRMAERGGDLIKALMKMGVMATINQSIDADTAELLVEEFGHNMVRVSESDVELGLFTTETKDDDGDMVPRAPIVTVMGHVDHGKTSLLDALRKTDVVAGEAGGITQHIGAYQVTLEDGAKISFIDTPGHAAFTEMRQRGATVTDLVILVVAANDGIMPQTVEAINHAKAAEVPIIVAINKVDLPEANPDKVRQELLTHELIVEAMGGDILDVEVSAKQGTNLDKLEEAILLQAEILELKANPNRVANGTVIEAKLDKGRGPVATVLVQGGTLKVGDIFVAGAEWGRVRALVNDRGQNVKEAGPGVPVEILGLQGAPNAGDEFAVVENEAKAREISEFRQRKLRETQTIAAGQGSLEQMFSAIAAGEQKELAVVIKGDVHGSVEAIATSLTKLAEDSDEVNLRVLHSGVGAINESDVTLASSTSAMLVGFNVRANPQARETAEKDGVDIRYYSIIYNLIDDVRGLLSGLLAPSLRETFLGNAEIREVFNITKVGKVAGCYVTEGEVRRGAKVRLLRDSVVIHEGSLKTLKRFKDEVKEVKNGFECGMAFEKYDDIKAGDVIECFEVEEVAREL; via the coding sequence ATGACTGAAACGAAGACCTCCGACAAGAAGACCGCCGAGGACAAAAAGCCCGAAGCGAAGAAGACCAAGACGCTAAGCCTAGGCGGCGCTGGCAAGCTTGAGATCAAGCGGCCTGGCGAGAGCGGTGCTGTGCGTCAAAGCGTCAGCCAGGGCCGGTCTAAGAACGTCCAGGTGGAAGTCCGCCGTAAGCGTACCCTAAGCGCTGAAGGCCTGACGACCGAGACCAAGCCGGAAGAGCAGGAAGACCCGGTTGAGGCGCAGCCCCAGACCGAAGGCAAAGCCGAGGTCAAAGAGGAAGAGTCGCCAGAAACCCAGGCCCTTCGCAATCTGAGCGAGAGCGAGCGCGACGCCCGGATCAAGGCGCTGCAGGAAGCCGCCAACCGCAAAACCGAAGAGCGTCCAGCCCCACCACCGCGCCCAACGCGCGCGAAGAAGGCCAAGAAGGACGAAGAGCCAGCCGAGGAAGCAGCGGCTGAAGAAGCACCGGTTGATGAGGCGCAAAGCCTGCGCGACCGTGAGCTGGCCGAGCTGAAAAAGATCCAGGCTGACGAAGCCGAGCAAAAGGCCGTCGAAGACGCCCGCCTTGAAGAAGAAGCCGCCAAGCGCCGCGCCGAAGAGGCCGAGCGTGAGCGCGCTACTGCCCGCACCGCTGGTCCGGCCGCACCTGCTGGCCCGGTTGAAGAGGAAGATGCCCGCGGTGGCCGTAAAAAGGGCAAGGGCGCTGGCGCTGTTAAACAGACCCCAAACACCCGCCGTGGTGCCGGTGGCGACCGCCGCCGCACGGGTAAGCTGACGGTTACCCAGGCGCTTAACGATGATGTGGGCGAAGGTCGCTTCCCATCACTGGCCGCACAACGCCGTGCCCGTGAGCGTGAGCGGATGAAGTCCATGCAGCCGCAGGAGGCCGTTAAGGTCACCCGCGAGGTGAAGGTGCCCGACGCCATCACCGTGCAAGAGCTAGCCAACCGTATGGCCGAGCGTGGCGGCGACCTGATTAAGGCGCTGATGAAGATGGGTGTGATGGCCACCATCAACCAATCCATCGATGCCGATACCGCTGAGCTGCTGGTTGAGGAATTTGGCCACAACATGGTCCGCGTCTCTGAAAGCGACGTGGAACTTGGCCTGTTCACCACCGAGACCAAAGATGATGACGGCGATATGGTGCCGCGCGCGCCAATCGTGACCGTGATGGGCCATGTCGACCACGGCAAGACCTCCCTCCTCGATGCCTTGCGTAAAACCGATGTGGTCGCGGGCGAAGCCGGTGGCATCACCCAGCATATCGGTGCCTATCAAGTGACCTTGGAAGATGGGGCAAAGATCAGCTTCATCGACACCCCGGGCCACGCCGCGTTCACCGAGATGCGCCAACGTGGTGCAACCGTGACCGATCTGGTGATCCTGGTCGTTGCCGCCAATGATGGGATCATGCCGCAGACAGTTGAGGCGATTAACCACGCCAAGGCTGCCGAGGTGCCAATCATCGTCGCGATCAACAAGGTCGACCTGCCAGAGGCCAACCCAGACAAGGTCCGCCAAGAGCTGCTGACCCACGAGCTGATCGTGGAAGCCATGGGCGGTGACATTCTGGATGTGGAAGTCTCAGCCAAGCAGGGCACCAATCTCGACAAGCTGGAGGAAGCCATTCTCCTGCAAGCTGAGATCCTGGAACTGAAGGCCAATCCAAACCGCGTTGCCAACGGCACCGTGATTGAGGCCAAACTGGATAAAGGTCGCGGCCCGGTCGCTACCGTCCTGGTTCAGGGTGGTACGCTTAAAGTTGGCGATATCTTCGTTGCCGGCGCTGAGTGGGGCCGCGTTCGTGCCCTGGTCAATGACCGCGGTCAGAACGTCAAAGAAGCTGGCCCAGGCGTGCCGGTCGAGATCCTCGGCCTCCAGGGCGCACCAAATGCCGGTGATGAGTTCGCCGTCGTTGAGAACGAAGCCAAGGCCCGTGAGATTTCTGAGTTCCGCCAGCGCAAGCTGCGCGAGACCCAGACGATTGCTGCTGGTCAGGGCTCACTTGAGCAAATGTTCAGCGCCATCGCAGCGGGTGAGCAGAAAGAACTGGCCGTCGTCATTAAGGGCGATGTCCATGGCTCGGTTGAGGCTATTGCCACCTCGCTCACCAAACTCGCCGAGGACAGCGATGAGGTGAACCTCCGCGTCCTGCACTCCGGTGTTGGTGCGATTAACGAGAGCGACGTCACCCTTGCTAGCTCCACCAGTGCGATGCTGGTCGGCTTTAACGTTCGTGCCAATCCGCAAGCCCGTGAAACGGCTGAGAAGGATGGCGTGGACATCCGCTACTACTCGATCATCTACAACCTGATCGACGATGTGCGCGGCCTGCTGAGCGGCCTGTTGGCGCCAAGCTTGCGCGAGACCTTCCTCGGCAATGCCGAAATCCGCGAGGTCTTCAACATCACCAAGGTCGGCAAGGTTGCCGGTTGCTATGTCACCGAGGGCGAAGTTCGCCGCGGTGCCAAGGTCCGGCTGCTGCGTGACAGTGTGGTGATCCATGAGGGCTCCCTGAAGACGCTCAAGCGCTTCAAGGATGAGGTCAAAGAGGTCAAGAACGGCTTCGAATGCGGTATGGCATTTGAGAAGTATGACGACATCAAAGCCGGTGACGTCATTGAGTGCTTCGAAGTCGAAGAAGTGGCCCGCGAGCTTTAA
- a CDS encoding RNA-binding protein: MSTAQDTATDQEFEQDTLDNGPANSARNKKSGPERRCLVSRQPGPTDRLIRFVLDGEGQVTPDLAEKLPGRGAWVTADHDALETAIEKKLFSRAFKQPVTVDAELPSQLSNLLSQRCLNWLGLARRGGQAVAGSDKVIDWLRRDDAYLLIQASDASPAGRDKVERYGKGARTTARNDDTFTAAELGAVFGRDIAVHVAVGPGSLAESLVRDLDRLGGIGREPPET, encoded by the coding sequence TTGAGCACGGCACAAGACACCGCAACGGACCAGGAGTTCGAGCAGGATACGCTCGATAACGGTCCCGCCAATTCGGCCCGCAATAAAAAGAGTGGGCCGGAACGGCGCTGTCTTGTGTCCCGTCAGCCAGGTCCAACCGACCGGCTGATCCGCTTTGTCCTCGATGGTGAAGGCCAGGTCACACCCGACCTCGCTGAAAAGCTACCCGGCCGTGGTGCCTGGGTAACCGCTGATCACGATGCCCTTGAAACCGCGATTGAGAAGAAGCTCTTCTCCCGCGCATTCAAACAGCCGGTGACGGTGGATGCTGAGCTGCCGTCACAGCTTTCAAACCTATTATCGCAACGCTGCCTGAACTGGCTGGGCCTTGCCCGGCGCGGCGGTCAGGCTGTCGCCGGCTCCGATAAAGTTATCGATTGGCTGCGCCGCGATGATGCCTATCTCTTAATTCAGGCGAGTGATGCCAGCCCGGCCGGCCGCGATAAGGTTGAGCGCTACGGCAAAGGCGCCCGCACCACTGCCCGCAATGACGACACCTTTACTGCTGCCGAACTAGGCGCCGTTTTTGGCCGTGATATCGCGGTCCATGTGGCCGTGGGCCCAGGCTCGCTGGCCGAAAGCCTTGTTCGTGATTTGGACCGCCTTGGCGGGATTGGCCGGGAGCCGCCGGAAACCTAA